The following are encoded together in the Oreochromis niloticus isolate F11D_XX linkage group LG12, O_niloticus_UMD_NMBU, whole genome shotgun sequence genome:
- the rnf214 gene encoding RING finger protein 214 gives MDASAETAIEASEDKAEDHHVTQDGDPDLDLELDFAKMGVKDLKHRVQAVQTDSMTAESSVSTEPDWESHVAAVFQYSSTLMEQYDKLLKKQDQEEVEHEKYKQQLQKRKEEATRQHQGLLDKLESLRVKLQLNNSKATRKNFLTKKAEMTSEKNKAEEEKNRLAKELEEGEKKLTALTEEQSEEQRRWQEELEELRQEMERVRKEAQETQLRALQDEIAAVEKQRDVAMARIEAWLKEVGQYLNALRVEFPQQYSHERQKWEKKEVLVRRNQAELQSRFQEVLQQLHQGRELESLPRINVPSLPQVPMAELRFDQVMQSLVQPHIMAPPLSNPAHRPLQQQRHPQYYQQQQQHHHPHPHHPQYRAPYHHPPSQQYFQPSPSLQDQPPPQFQPPPQLLPHIRGPVRVTPPPSLSPSPPFQATHPVAPSPPPHAVATTAASSAPAGKLDKVLEKLGARFPQCNRAQLTSLLQQVKSSRGTLAGMSMEEVIEQVGFRLAQNERSALGPISRPTPPGPIQRPTNPIQRAAPSGHAAGPRKLCLMCQNHVDPESRHPLSCSHTIHKDCIQVWLQSSKNNSCPFCPAK, from the exons ATCTGAAACACAGGGTTCAGGCTGTGCAGACAGACAGCATGACAGCAGAGTCCAGTGTCAGCACAGAGCCCGACTGGGAGAGTCACGTGGCGGCCGTGTTTCAGTACAGCTCCACCCTGATGGAGCAGTATGACAAACTATTGAAAAAACAGGATCAGGAAGAGGTGGAACACGAGAAGTACAAACAACAGCTGCAGAAGAGAAAGGAGGAGGCCACTCGGCAACAccag ggtCTACTGGACAAACTGGAGTCTCTGCGAGTGAAATTGCAGCTGAACAACTCCAAGGCCACCAGGAAGAACTTCTTAACCAAGAAAGCAGAGATGACctctgagaaaaacaaagcagaggaggagaagaacaG GCTGGCCAAAGAGCTGGAGGAGGGTGAAAAAAAGCTGACAGCTCTTACAGAGGAGCAAAGCGAGGAACAACGGAGGTggcaggaggagctggaggagctgAGGCAGGAGATGGAGCGAGTGAGGAAGGAAGCACAGGAAACTCAGCTTCGGGCCTTGCAGGACGAGATTGCAGCTGTGGAGAAGCAGAGAGACGTAGCCATGGCTCGCATTGAGGCCTGGCTGAAAGAG GTGGGGCAATACCTGAACGCACTCAGGGTGGAGTTTCCACAGCAGTATTCTCATGAGAGACAGAAGTGGGAGAAGAAAGAAGTGTTGGTCAGGAGGAACCAGGCTGAGCTCCAAAGTCGCTTccaggaggttctgcagcagcttcacCAGGGGCGAGAGTTAGAGTCCCTCCCTAGGATCAATGTGCCTTCTTTACCGCAGGTTCCCATG GCTGAGCTGCGATTCGATCAGGTGATGCAGTCACTGGTTCAGCCACACATCATGGCCCCGCCTCTTTCAAACCCAGCTCATCGACCCCTCCAACAGCAGAGGCACCCACAGTATtaccaacagcagcagcagcaccatcaCCCTCACCCCCACCATCCCCAGTACCGTGCCCCTTACCACCACCCCCCATCCCAGCAATACTTCCAACCCTCCCCATCATTGCAGGACCAGCCTCCACCTCAGTTCCAGCCTCCCCCTCAGCTTCTGCCTCACATCAGAGGCCCAGTGAGGGTGACTCCCCCTCCTAGTCTGTCCCCCTCTCCCCCCTTTCAGGCCACCCACCCTGTAGCTCCTTCTCCGCCACCCCATGCTGTAGCTACTACTGCAGCTTCCTCTGCACCGGCAGGCAAACTGGACAAAGTCCTGGAGAAGCTCGGGGCGAGGTTCCCACAATGCAACAGGGCTCAGCTGACCTCTCTGCTCCAGCAGGTGAAAAGCTCTCGTGGTACCTTGGCCGGCATGTCCATGGAGGAAGTCATCGAGCAGGTTggcttcaggctggcccaaaaCGAGAGGTCAGCCCTGGGGCCCATTAGCCGGCCCACTCCCCCAGGCCCCATCCAGAGGCCAACAAATCCCATTCAGAGAGCAGCACCAAGTGGACATGCTGCCGGGCCCCGTAAACTCTGCCTGATGTGCCAGAACCATGTGGACCCAGAAAGCCGCCACCCACTGAGCTGCTCTCACACCATCCACAAAGACTGTATCCAggtgtggctccagtccagcaAGAACAACTCCTGCCCCTTCTGTCCAGCAAAGTGA